The following coding sequences lie in one Arachis ipaensis cultivar K30076 chromosome B03, Araip1.1, whole genome shotgun sequence genomic window:
- the LOC107633365 gene encoding uncharacterized protein LOC107633365, translated as MRNQVYDPICLDAFEDHSEWILEDSPPFLTPEEIDALRNDLANMSLQSPLDDLDQLDLEDDREDDGANNSVKNANQNETNQDVAPHLSDEEQLADFEITPWI; from the exons ATGAGAAACCAAGTTTATGATCCAATTTGTCTTGATGCATTTGAGGATCATTCGGAATGGATACTGGAAGATTCACCACCATTTTTAACTCCTGAAGAAATTGATGCTTTACGAAATGATCTTGCAAATATGTCTCTTCAATCACCTTTAGATGATTTAG ATCAATTGGATTTGGAAGATGATCGGGAGGATGATGGAGCTAATAATTCTGTGAAAAATGCAAATCAAAATGAAACCAATCAGGATGTAGCTCCACATTTGTCAGATGAAGAGCAACTTGCCGACTTTGAAATCACTCCTtggatttag